The Amycolatopsis sp. DG1A-15b genome window below encodes:
- a CDS encoding TetR family transcriptional regulator — protein MTGIREPQQERSRTTRRRLVEAALDSFGERGWHGVTVAGIAERAGVSRGAAQHHFPAREDLVVAAVDLLGEAQIDELRAQAAGLPSGASRIERVVEMVLNLYTGPLFRAALQLWSVAATDEALRDVLVPLEARVGREAHRVTVELLGVDESRPGVRELVQATLDLARGLGLANLLTDDTRRRRQIVREWARTLELRLT, from the coding sequence TTGACCGGCATCCGCGAACCCCAGCAGGAGCGCAGCCGCACCACGCGGCGGCGCCTGGTCGAGGCCGCGCTCGACAGCTTCGGCGAGCGCGGCTGGCACGGCGTGACGGTGGCCGGGATCGCCGAGCGAGCGGGCGTCTCCCGCGGCGCGGCACAGCACCACTTCCCGGCCCGCGAGGACCTCGTGGTGGCGGCGGTCGACCTGCTCGGCGAAGCCCAGATCGACGAGCTGCGCGCCCAGGCGGCCGGCCTGCCGAGCGGGGCGTCTCGCATCGAGCGCGTCGTGGAGATGGTGCTCAACCTGTACACCGGCCCGCTGTTCCGCGCGGCCCTCCAGCTGTGGTCGGTGGCGGCGACCGACGAGGCGCTGCGGGACGTGCTGGTGCCGCTCGAAGCCCGGGTCGGCCGCGAGGCGCACCGCGTCACGGTGGAGCTCCTCGGCGTCGACGAGTCCCGGCCGGGCGTGCGCGAGCTGGTCCAGGCCACTCTCGACCTGGCCCGCGGGCTCGGCCTGGCCAACCTCCTGACGGACGACACCCGCCGCCGGCGCCAGATCGTGCGCGAATGGGCCCGGACGCTGGAGCTGCGGCTGACCTAG
- a CDS encoding response regulator transcription factor, producing the protein MIRTLLADDQEPVRWALRLVLDAEDDIEVVGEAADGAEAVEKARYGGVDVVVLDLRMPRLDGIAAIRRIGESVNPAPAVVALTTFDVDEYLFGALAAGAAGFVLKDSEPALLVDAVRAAAKGQGLLDPQVTRRTLRRFAEPAPRRPPDGLDRLTPRELEVLRHVAKGMSNAEIAGALVVGEGTVKTHVARMLAKLGLRTRVHLVIHAYEHGLVDGR; encoded by the coding sequence ATGATCCGCACGCTGCTCGCGGACGACCAGGAGCCGGTCCGCTGGGCCCTGCGCCTGGTGCTCGACGCCGAGGACGACATCGAGGTGGTCGGCGAAGCCGCCGACGGCGCCGAAGCCGTCGAGAAGGCCCGGTACGGCGGCGTCGATGTCGTGGTGCTCGACCTCCGCATGCCGCGCCTGGACGGGATCGCCGCCATCCGCCGGATCGGCGAATCGGTCAACCCGGCGCCCGCGGTCGTCGCGCTGACCACGTTCGACGTCGACGAGTACCTGTTCGGAGCGCTCGCGGCGGGCGCGGCGGGGTTCGTGCTGAAGGACAGCGAACCGGCGCTGCTGGTCGATGCCGTCCGCGCGGCGGCGAAGGGCCAGGGCCTGCTCGATCCGCAGGTCACCCGCCGCACGCTCCGCCGGTTCGCCGAACCCGCACCCCGCCGCCCGCCGGACGGCCTCGACCGGCTCACCCCGAGGGAACTCGAAGTGCTGCGGCACGTGGCGAAGGGCATGAGCAACGCCGAGATCGCCGGTGCCCTGGTCGTCGGCGAAGGCACGGTCAAGACCCACGTGGCCCGGATGCTGGCCAAGCTCGGCCTGCGTACCCGGGTCCACCTGGTGATCCACGCCTACGAACACGGCCTCGTGGACGGCCGCTGA
- a CDS encoding sensor histidine kinase, protein MPAGTRTANPPDVYNVDMAIDHPTSPGPWQPPAFLRTATGDLLVTGAAAVVVLVLGLAERAGTDPLAVGAGAAAVAAPLMLRRRFPLGAALLCAAVVLALPLWPGRLVAMAAFGSAAYHRPRLRVLGCSVGWLLVLAVAGVRPAGAATYTDLVLLGVAPVAAGYALRLHRDRAEHAERLYRAETRRVVAEEHARIAREVHDAVGHHLTVIRLQATAVRHVVRALPPAADRALVTIADASATALAEVRAVLPRTGGSLSDLDMLVERITGPDRTVTLTRRGSPDVAPHLDHAGYRVAQEALTNVLRHSDATRVDLSVDHRPDAVVVTVADNGSTHPGAPAEGSGLRGMRERTRLLGGTLEIGPNGPAGWRVEARLPR, encoded by the coding sequence GTGCCAGCCGGAACCCGCACCGCGAACCCGCCGGACGTGTACAACGTGGACATGGCCATCGACCACCCGACCAGCCCGGGACCGTGGCAACCGCCGGCTTTCCTCCGCACCGCCACCGGCGATCTCCTCGTCACCGGCGCCGCCGCGGTGGTCGTGCTGGTGCTCGGGCTGGCCGAACGCGCCGGCACCGATCCGCTCGCCGTCGGCGCGGGCGCCGCCGCGGTGGCCGCTCCGCTCATGCTCCGCCGCCGCTTTCCGCTCGGTGCCGCCCTGCTCTGCGCCGCCGTCGTCCTGGCCCTGCCGCTCTGGCCCGGGCGGCTGGTCGCCATGGCCGCGTTCGGGTCGGCCGCCTACCACCGGCCGCGGCTGCGCGTGCTCGGTTGCTCGGTGGGCTGGCTGCTCGTCCTGGCCGTCGCCGGTGTCCGGCCGGCCGGCGCCGCCACCTACACCGACCTCGTGCTCCTCGGCGTCGCGCCGGTCGCGGCCGGGTACGCCCTGCGGCTGCACCGGGACCGCGCCGAGCACGCCGAGCGTCTCTACCGGGCGGAGACCCGGCGCGTCGTCGCCGAGGAGCACGCCCGCATCGCCCGGGAGGTGCACGATGCCGTCGGGCACCACCTCACCGTCATCCGGCTGCAGGCCACCGCCGTCCGCCACGTCGTCCGCGCGCTGCCGCCGGCCGCCGACCGGGCGCTGGTCACCATCGCCGACGCCTCGGCCACCGCCCTCGCCGAAGTGCGGGCCGTGCTGCCGCGAACGGGCGGTTCACTGTCCGATTTGGACATGCTGGTCGAGCGCATCACCGGCCCGGACCGCACGGTCACCCTCACCCGGCGCGGCTCGCCGGACGTGGCGCCGCACCTGGACCACGCCGGCTACCGGGTGGCCCAGGAAGCGCTCACCAACGTCCTGCGCCACTCCGACGCGACCCGCGTGGACCTGAGCGTCGACCACCGTCCGGACGCCGTCGTGGTCACCGTCGCGGACAACGGCTCCACCCACCCCGGTGCCCCGGCCGAAGGCAGCGGCCTGCGCGGGATGCGGGAGCGGACCCGGTTGCTCGGCGGCACCTTGGAAATCGGGCCCAACGGCCCGGCAGGCTGGCGCGTCGAAGCCCGGCTGCCCCGATGA
- a CDS encoding alpha/beta fold hydrolase — MKALLKHVAAVAVLLVTGAGTAVAEGGLAWRDCYDGLSCTGIEVPADWDHPAGGATVTVPLLRIPARERKLGTLLVNPGGPAQSIPLFAVPGFRDQFTDLAARFDVVVFDPRGLDVTCPGPAPAALPGPLTKSAYDAYAAANAKFAADCTAAPGHLGARQVARDMDAIRARLGEPRLNYFGSSYGTVYGQEYAALFGPRVGRMYLDSVLDHTRSDPAAWARAGAVTAERNLFRMARWCAADPGCALHGRDVIAVWDGLPAGVAVAWTAARIGDDRSWPALTAALAAAEAGDTSAVTPRPAPPDARLARTAFCADFPEPRTFPAAERVEAELRAAAPRLGWAAHPWRVSGQCAGLPRTGLTPPAALPPMPRVLVANGDDDPLTPADHGRRVAAQLHGSYLPSAGNHALYLRGNACVRGYVHRWLWDGELPPSGARCGSAG, encoded by the coding sequence ATGAAAGCACTGCTCAAGCACGTGGCCGCGGTGGCCGTGCTGCTCGTGACCGGAGCCGGGACCGCTGTGGCGGAGGGGGGTTTGGCGTGGCGAGACTGTTACGACGGCTTGTCGTGCACCGGGATCGAGGTGCCCGCTGACTGGGACCACCCGGCCGGCGGGGCCACCGTCACCGTCCCGTTGCTGCGGATCCCCGCCCGCGAACGGAAACTCGGCACCCTGCTGGTGAACCCGGGCGGTCCCGCGCAGTCGATCCCGCTCTTCGCCGTGCCGGGCTTCCGCGACCAGTTCACCGACCTGGCGGCCCGGTTCGACGTGGTGGTGTTCGACCCGCGCGGCCTCGACGTCACGTGCCCCGGGCCGGCGCCCGCGGCCCTGCCGGGGCCGCTGACGAAGAGCGCGTATGACGCCTACGCCGCCGCCAACGCGAAGTTCGCCGCGGACTGCACGGCGGCCCCCGGTCACCTCGGCGCCCGCCAGGTCGCCCGCGACATGGACGCGATCCGGGCCCGGCTGGGCGAGCCCCGGCTGAACTACTTCGGCAGCTCGTACGGCACGGTGTACGGGCAGGAGTACGCGGCGCTGTTCGGCCCCCGCGTCGGGCGCATGTACCTCGACAGCGTGCTGGACCACACCCGGTCCGATCCGGCGGCGTGGGCCCGGGCCGGCGCGGTGACGGCCGAACGCAACCTGTTCCGGATGGCCCGCTGGTGCGCGGCGGACCCGGGCTGCGCGCTGCACGGGCGTGACGTGATCGCGGTGTGGGACGGGCTCCCGGCGGGGGTGGCCGTCGCGTGGACGGCCGCCCGGATCGGCGACGACCGGAGCTGGCCCGCGCTGACGGCCGCACTGGCCGCGGCCGAAGCCGGGGACACCTCGGCGGTGACGCCCCGTCCGGCCCCGCCCGACGCCCGTCTGGCCCGGACGGCGTTCTGTGCGGATTTCCCCGAGCCGCGCACGTTTCCGGCCGCCGAGCGGGTGGAAGCCGAGCTGCGGGCGGCGGCGCCGCGGCTGGGCTGGGCCGCGCACCCGTGGCGGGTGTCGGGGCAGTGCGCCGGGCTGCCCCGGACCGGGCTCACCCCACCGGCCGCCCTGCCCCCGATGCCCCGGGTACTGGTGGCCAACGGCGACGACGACCCGCTGACGCCCGCGGATCACGGCCGCCGGGTGGCTGCGCAGCTGCATGGGAGTTATCTGCCATCGGCGGGGAACCATGCGCTGTACCTGCGGGGCAACGCGTGCGTGCGCGGCTACGTGCACCGGTGGCTGTGGGACGGGGAGCTGCCGCCGTCGGGGGCCCGCTGCGGAAGCGCGGGCTGA
- the murJ gene encoding murein biosynthesis integral membrane protein MurJ, translated as MAEHPPPVDDEATVFLPSELRGPHWPTRDPDVSRRAYDEFAGQIVARPPASPVSAGRGEGAGSSLARSSGRMAVASAVSRVTGFVAKLLLAAVVGAGVVNDSFTVANTLPNIVFELLFGGVLASVVVPLLVRSHDDPDGGRAYTQRLITMALVLLAVGTAVAVAIAPLFTALYVDKSSASANSGLTTALAYLLLPQILFYGLFALLSAILNAQNVFGPPAWAPVLNNVVVTGTLVVFAFVPGELTLDPVRMSDPKLLVLGLGTTLGIVAQAVVLIPALLRTGFRFRWRWGFDPRIKEFGGLAAWILGYVVVSHVGFVITTRVLTGGNSGGVTAYSYASLLFQLPYGILGVSLLTALMPRMSRAAADGDTVSLVGDLSLASRMSTVLFVPISAVLAVVGTPIGIAIFTWGRGTLDDAERLGQTLAVSAVGLLPFALVMLQLRVFYAMKDARTPTLIMLVMTAVKIPLLLLCRGLLDGEHVVYGVMLVNGAGFVVGAVLGQVWLWVRLGHLRSKRSLRVGLITLSVSGLGVVAAVLAGRAVPASLGVIPGAWVKLPVQGLLGMTVPFGLLALLKLPEFTPVTRRVAGLRRRFAAR; from the coding sequence ATGGCGGAGCACCCACCACCGGTGGACGACGAGGCGACGGTCTTCCTCCCGAGCGAGCTGAGGGGCCCGCACTGGCCGACCCGTGACCCCGACGTCTCCCGGCGGGCCTACGACGAGTTCGCCGGCCAGATCGTCGCGCGGCCGCCCGCGTCGCCGGTCAGCGCCGGGCGCGGGGAAGGCGCCGGCTCGTCGCTGGCCCGCTCCAGCGGCCGGATGGCGGTCGCCTCGGCCGTCAGCCGGGTCACCGGGTTCGTCGCGAAGCTGCTGCTCGCCGCCGTGGTCGGGGCCGGGGTCGTCAACGACTCCTTCACCGTCGCGAACACGTTGCCCAACATCGTCTTCGAACTGCTCTTCGGCGGCGTCCTGGCCAGCGTCGTGGTGCCGCTGCTGGTCCGCTCGCACGACGACCCCGACGGCGGCCGCGCCTACACCCAGCGGCTCATCACGATGGCGCTGGTGCTGCTCGCCGTCGGCACGGCCGTCGCGGTGGCGATCGCCCCGCTGTTCACCGCGCTCTACGTCGACAAATCGTCCGCGTCCGCGAACTCCGGGCTGACCACCGCGCTGGCGTACCTGCTGCTGCCGCAGATCCTGTTCTACGGCCTGTTCGCGCTGCTCTCGGCCATCCTCAACGCGCAGAACGTCTTCGGCCCGCCGGCCTGGGCGCCGGTGCTGAACAACGTCGTCGTCACCGGCACGCTCGTCGTGTTCGCGTTCGTGCCGGGGGAACTGACGCTGGACCCGGTCCGGATGAGCGACCCCAAGCTGCTCGTGCTCGGCCTCGGCACCACGCTCGGCATCGTCGCGCAGGCGGTCGTGCTCATCCCGGCGTTGCTGCGCACCGGGTTCCGGTTCCGCTGGCGCTGGGGCTTCGACCCGCGGATCAAGGAGTTCGGCGGGCTGGCCGCGTGGATCCTCGGCTACGTCGTCGTCAGCCACGTCGGGTTCGTCATCACCACCCGCGTGCTGACCGGCGGCAACAGCGGCGGCGTCACGGCCTACAGCTACGCGTCCCTGCTCTTCCAGCTCCCGTACGGCATCCTCGGCGTTTCGCTGCTGACCGCGCTGATGCCACGGATGAGCCGCGCCGCCGCGGACGGCGACACGGTATCCCTCGTCGGCGACCTCTCGCTCGCCTCCCGCATGTCCACCGTGCTGTTCGTGCCCATTTCGGCGGTGCTGGCCGTGGTCGGCACACCGATCGGCATCGCGATCTTCACCTGGGGCCGCGGCACCCTCGACGACGCCGAGCGGCTCGGCCAGACGCTGGCCGTCTCGGCGGTCGGGCTGCTGCCGTTCGCGCTGGTCATGCTGCAGTTGCGGGTGTTCTACGCGATGAAGGACGCCCGCACGCCCACGCTGATCATGCTCGTGATGACCGCGGTGAAGATCCCGCTGCTGCTGCTCTGCCGCGGACTGCTCGACGGCGAGCACGTCGTCTACGGCGTCATGCTGGTCAACGGCGCCGGGTTCGTGGTCGGGGCGGTCCTCGGCCAGGTCTGGCTGTGGGTCCGGCTCGGCCACTTGCGCAGCAAGCGCTCGCTGCGGGTCGGGCTGATCACCCTCTCGGTGAGCGGGCTGGGGGTGGTGGCCGCGGTGCTCGCCGGGCGCGCCGTGCCCGCGTCGCTCGGGGTGATCCCGGGGGCGTGGGTGAAGCTGCCGGTGCAGGGGCTGCTGGGGATGACCGTGCCGTTCGGGTTGCTGGCGTTGCTGAAGCTGCCGGAGTTCACCCCGGTGACCCGGCGGGTGGCCGGGCTGCGGCGGCGGTTCGCGGCTCGTTGA
- a CDS encoding chitinase, with protein MRRLLTLAAAASAALATTVGLAPQAMAAVDPVLASPYLYQWGGQTSPTAAMSATGVKAFTLAFVLSDGSCNPKWDGSRSLTGSDKTMIQNIRNAGGDVIPSFGGWSGTKLGSKCTSAAALAGAYQKVIDAYALKAIDLDIENTDEFQNNTVQDRILNAVKLTKQKNPNLKVVITIGTTTTGPDSWGKRLINQAKAIGAPVDVWSVMPFDFSDGGDMAAHTKSAVDGLKNQLKTTFGWSDDTAYRHSGLSSMNGKTDNAGETVTVANFNSIRGYAASHHLARFTFWATNRDCSGGGECSGISQDKYAFTKIVAGYTG; from the coding sequence GTGCGCCGTCTCCTCACCCTCGCGGCCGCGGCTTCGGCCGCGCTGGCGACGACGGTCGGGCTCGCCCCGCAGGCCATGGCCGCGGTCGACCCCGTGCTCGCCTCCCCGTACCTGTACCAGTGGGGCGGGCAGACCAGCCCGACCGCCGCGATGTCCGCGACCGGCGTGAAAGCGTTTACGCTCGCGTTCGTCCTCTCGGACGGCTCGTGCAACCCCAAGTGGGACGGCAGCCGGTCGCTGACCGGCTCCGACAAGACGATGATCCAGAACATCCGCAACGCCGGCGGGGACGTGATCCCCTCCTTCGGCGGCTGGTCCGGCACGAAGCTGGGCTCGAAGTGCACGTCGGCCGCCGCGCTGGCGGGCGCCTACCAGAAGGTGATCGACGCCTACGCGCTCAAGGCGATCGACCTCGACATCGAGAACACCGACGAGTTCCAGAACAACACGGTGCAGGACCGCATCCTCAACGCGGTCAAGCTGACCAAGCAGAAGAACCCGAACCTGAAGGTCGTCATCACCATCGGCACCACCACGACCGGCCCCGACTCGTGGGGCAAGCGCCTGATCAACCAGGCCAAGGCGATCGGCGCCCCGGTCGACGTCTGGTCGGTCATGCCGTTCGACTTCTCCGACGGCGGTGACATGGCCGCCCACACGAAGTCCGCGGTCGACGGGCTGAAGAACCAGCTCAAGACCACGTTCGGCTGGAGCGACGACACCGCCTACCGGCACAGCGGCCTTTCCTCGATGAACGGCAAGACCGACAACGCGGGCGAGACCGTCACGGTCGCGAACTTCAACTCCATCCGTGGCTACGCGGCCAGCCACCACTTGGCCCGCTTCACGTTCTGGGCCACCAACCGCGACTGCAGCGGCGGTGGCGAGTGCAGCGGGATCAGCCAGGACAAGTACGCGTTCACCAAGATCGTCGCCGGCTACACCGGCTGA
- a CDS encoding GGDEF domain-containing protein, with protein MVGDSTVAAGGDGRPGRFLPALVLRRWALRRWALWRLPRRGQVWYLVGIDALAVAAVVLAALRFPPLAAMLTPFALLAAGMLVSAELARPVERHREDTLLGPGVDTPWIFAGVLVLRPGLAVALVVLSALHQWFRVRRRPVHRQVFGAAATALAGLVAGAFLTATGVRPVGEVLGTRTVLLLTAAGLVFLAVNAALVTGADGPRRPREAAPGYAFDAAMTAFGLPLAWAAVAAPLLVPVLAGATVVLHRGGLGGGRRDHVTLDPGTGVLTAASWRGAAEARLDRPGGPGPAVLLLDLDHFRLLNDRYGARIGDAVLRAVAGTLRDEVRAADLVGRSGGEEFAVLLPGSGPFDAMAIAERIRLRIASTLVALKASGDGPQFVGVTVSIGVAGCSAGLLDEALLAAEQALLRAKGAGRNRTVCAEPAS; from the coding sequence ATGGTGGGGGATTCCACGGTCGCCGCCGGCGGGGATGGCCGCCCGGGCCGGTTCCTGCCCGCCCTCGTCCTGCGGCGCTGGGCCCTGCGGCGGTGGGCGCTGTGGCGGCTGCCGCGCCGCGGCCAGGTCTGGTACCTCGTCGGGATCGACGCCCTCGCCGTCGCCGCCGTCGTGCTCGCCGCCCTCCGCTTCCCGCCGCTCGCCGCGATGCTGACGCCGTTCGCGCTGCTCGCGGCCGGGATGCTCGTGTCGGCGGAGCTCGCGCGGCCGGTCGAGCGCCACCGCGAGGACACCCTCCTCGGCCCCGGCGTCGACACGCCGTGGATCTTCGCCGGCGTCCTCGTGCTCCGCCCCGGTCTCGCCGTCGCGCTGGTCGTGCTCTCCGCGCTGCACCAGTGGTTCCGGGTCCGCAGAAGACCCGTCCACCGGCAGGTGTTCGGCGCCGCGGCGACGGCGCTGGCCGGCCTCGTCGCGGGTGCCTTCCTCACCGCGACCGGCGTCCGGCCGGTCGGTGAGGTCCTTGGCACCCGGACCGTTCTCCTGCTCACCGCCGCCGGGCTGGTGTTCCTCGCGGTCAACGCCGCCCTCGTGACCGGTGCCGACGGGCCCCGCCGTCCGCGCGAAGCCGCCCCCGGGTACGCCTTCGACGCCGCGATGACGGCCTTCGGCCTCCCGCTCGCCTGGGCCGCGGTCGCCGCGCCGCTGCTGGTCCCGGTGCTCGCCGGCGCCACCGTCGTGCTGCACCGCGGCGGGCTGGGCGGCGGCCGCCGCGACCACGTCACCCTCGATCCGGGCACCGGCGTGCTGACCGCCGCGTCCTGGCGCGGCGCCGCCGAGGCCCGGCTGGACCGCCCCGGCGGCCCCGGCCCGGCCGTGCTGCTGCTCGACCTCGACCACTTCCGCCTGCTCAACGACCGCTACGGCGCCCGGATCGGCGACGCCGTCCTGCGCGCGGTCGCCGGCACCCTGCGCGACGAGGTCCGGGCCGCCGATCTCGTGGGCCGCTCCGGCGGCGAGGAGTTCGCCGTGCTGCTGCCCGGCTCCGGCCCGTTCGACGCGATGGCGATCGCCGAGCGCATCCGCCTGCGGATCGCCTCGACGCTGGTGGCACTGAAGGCCTCGGGTGACGGCCCGCAGTTCGTCGGGGTGACGGTGTCGATCGGCGTGGCGGGTTGCTCGGCCGGGCTCCTCGACGAAGCGCTGCTGGCGGCGGAACAGGCGTTGCTGCGGGCCAAGGGGGCGGGCCGCAACCGGACGGTCTGCGCCGAGCCGGCGTCGTGA
- a CDS encoding 2-oxoglutarate and iron-dependent oxygenase domain-containing protein produces the protein MPSSVPLVDLSPWFAGTSEGRAEVAGRIDQALRESGFLLVTGHGVPDELRHRTRELAREFFALPEDVKQRYAVTVGGRGWLPPGVEANGYAEGTETPPDLKESYSAGADTRTGVAEVDGFWFQPNVWPHEVPGLGEAATEYMRRMRALADHLLEIFAAALGLAQSHFTRHTGHPTYTFNINWYPPMTHVGPPAPDQFRIGPHTDFGTVTVLDRQAGVGGLQVCTADGEWADAPFHPEAFTVNIGDLMARWTGDRWRSTRHRVLPRPRRHPTKTSCR, from the coding sequence ATGCCGTCATCCGTTCCGCTCGTGGACCTTTCGCCGTGGTTCGCGGGCACGTCCGAGGGCCGGGCCGAAGTGGCGGGCCGGATCGACCAGGCGCTGCGGGAGTCCGGCTTCCTGCTGGTCACCGGGCACGGCGTCCCGGACGAGCTGCGCCACCGGACGCGCGAGCTGGCGCGGGAGTTCTTCGCGCTGCCCGAAGACGTCAAGCAGCGCTACGCCGTCACGGTCGGCGGCCGCGGCTGGCTGCCGCCGGGGGTCGAGGCCAACGGCTACGCCGAGGGCACCGAGACCCCGCCGGACCTCAAGGAGTCCTACTCGGCGGGCGCGGACACCCGGACCGGTGTGGCCGAGGTCGACGGGTTCTGGTTCCAGCCCAACGTCTGGCCGCACGAGGTGCCCGGCCTGGGCGAGGCGGCCACGGAGTACATGCGCCGGATGCGGGCGCTGGCGGACCACCTGCTGGAGATCTTCGCCGCGGCGCTCGGGCTCGCCCAGAGCCACTTCACCCGGCACACCGGGCACCCGACGTACACGTTCAACATCAACTGGTACCCGCCGATGACCCACGTCGGCCCGCCGGCGCCGGACCAGTTCCGGATCGGCCCGCACACCGACTTCGGCACGGTCACGGTGCTCGACCGCCAGGCCGGCGTCGGCGGCCTGCAGGTTTGCACGGCCGACGGCGAGTGGGCGGACGCGCCGTTCCACCCGGAAGCGTTCACGGTCAACATCGGCGACCTGATGGCCCGCTGGACGGGCGACCGCTGGCGCTCGACGCGCCACCGCGTCCTCCCCCGGCCGCGACGGCACCCGACGAAGACCTCGTGTCGTTGA
- a CDS encoding nucleoside deaminase yields the protein MPIDPHTLLAVAREEAELGKAEGGVPIGAALFDSAGTLLGRGHNRRVQDGDPSMHAETAAFRNAGRRPHYRDTIMVTTLSPCWYCSGLVRQFGIGRVVIGEAETFHGGHDWLAGLGVEITLLDDPGCTALMTEFIAARPDLWFEDIGVEKSE from the coding sequence ATGCCGATCGATCCGCACACCCTGCTCGCCGTCGCCCGCGAAGAAGCCGAGCTGGGCAAGGCCGAGGGAGGTGTGCCGATCGGGGCCGCGCTGTTCGACTCCGCGGGCACGCTGCTGGGCCGCGGGCACAACCGGCGCGTGCAGGACGGCGACCCGTCGATGCACGCCGAAACCGCGGCGTTCCGCAACGCCGGCCGCCGCCCGCACTACCGGGACACGATCATGGTCACCACGCTCTCGCCGTGCTGGTACTGCTCCGGGCTCGTCCGTCAGTTCGGTATCGGGCGCGTCGTCATCGGTGAGGCCGAGACGTTCCACGGCGGTCACGACTGGCTCGCCGGGCTCGGTGTGGAGATCACCCTGCTCGACGATCCCGGCTGCACCGCGCTGATGACGGAGTTCATCGCCGCGCGCCCGGACCTGTGGTTCGAGGACATCGGGGTCGAGAAGTCCGAATAG
- a CDS encoding YafY family protein — MYGTSERLLRLLSLLQARRDWPGADLAARLEVDVRTIRRDIERLRSLGYPVHATPGVAGGYRLGAGAALPPLLLDDDEAVAVAVGLRTAASGTVSGIEETSVRALAKLEQVLPARLRPRVGALQAATVSLPGAGPTVDASVLTAIAAACRDQERLRFGYGDRSGASTQRSVEPLRLVHTGRRWYLVAFDLDRADWRTFRVDRIAEVPAVGFRFTPREPPAADLAEYVSRQISTAPYPHQLVLRVAAPASALARRISPTSGVVEEIDEGSCRVRTGAKDLDAVPYHLAQLGYDFVVEEAPPGLVERLREVAERFARAVG, encoded by the coding sequence ATGTACGGCACTTCGGAACGGCTGCTCAGGCTGCTTTCGCTGCTGCAGGCGCGCCGGGACTGGCCGGGTGCCGACCTCGCGGCCCGCCTCGAGGTCGACGTTCGCACGATCCGCCGCGACATCGAGCGGCTGCGCTCCCTCGGCTACCCGGTGCACGCGACGCCGGGGGTGGCGGGCGGCTACCGGCTGGGTGCGGGCGCGGCGCTGCCGCCGCTGCTGCTGGACGACGACGAGGCCGTCGCGGTCGCGGTCGGCCTGCGCACGGCGGCGAGCGGCACGGTCAGCGGCATCGAGGAGACGTCGGTGCGGGCGCTGGCGAAGCTGGAGCAGGTGCTGCCCGCCCGGCTGCGGCCGCGAGTGGGCGCGCTGCAGGCGGCGACGGTGTCACTGCCCGGAGCCGGTCCGACGGTGGACGCCTCGGTGCTCACGGCGATCGCGGCGGCCTGCCGCGACCAGGAACGGCTGCGGTTCGGCTACGGCGACCGGTCGGGGGCCTCGACGCAGCGGTCGGTCGAGCCGCTGCGGCTGGTCCACACGGGGCGGCGCTGGTACCTGGTCGCCTTCGACCTCGACCGCGCGGACTGGCGCACCTTCCGGGTGGACCGGATCGCCGAGGTGCCGGCGGTGGGCTTCCGGTTCACCCCGCGCGAGCCCCCGGCTGCGGACCTCGCGGAGTACGTCTCCCGCCAGATCTCGACGGCGCCCTACCCGCACCAGCTGGTCCTGCGGGTGGCGGCCCCGGCGTCGGCGCTGGCCCGGCGCATCTCGCCGACGTCGGGGGTGGTGGAGGAGATCGACGAGGGCAGCTGCCGGGTGCGGACCGGGGCGAAGGACCTGGACGCGGTGCCGTACCACCTGGCCCAGCTGGGGTACGACTTCGTGGTCGAGGAGGCACCGCCGGGACTGGTGGAGCGGCTGCGGGAGGTGGCGGAGCGGTTCGCCAGGGCGGTCGGTTAG